Below is a window of Burkholderia cepacia DNA.
GACGACCGGCGACGAAACGCGCCGCGAGGCCAGCCGGCCCGTCGCGCTGGTCTATCGCGGCCCCGCCGCATGCGATGGCTGCCCCGAGGCGATCGCCAACCGCCTGCGGGATTCGGACTACAACTTCCGGGTGATCTACGTCGGCCCGGCGGAAAAGCTCAGGATCACGCCCGCGGTGCTGGCCGGTGCGGCGTTATATGTGCAGCCCGGCGGCGGGCAGGACGTGCCCGGCGCGGCAGCCAGCATCGGGAAACATGCAATCAAGGCCGTGCGGCATTACGTATCGAACGGCGGGCGTTACCTGGGGCTCTGCATGGGCGCGTACCTGGCGGGCGATCAGGGTTTCCGGCTGGTCGACGGCGACATCGACTCCGAAGTCGATCGGCCGGGCTCGACGCTGCACGGCATCGCCGACACGGTCACGCCGGTCGTTTGGCGCGGGAAGAAACGCTGGATCTACTATCAGGACGGCGCGATGCTCCCGGCCGTGCCGGCCGGCTCCGGCGGTGTCGTACTGGCGACGTACCCGAACCGCGATATCGCAGCCGCGACGTACCGCTACGGCAAGGGACGCGTCGGGCTCGCCGGTCCGCATCCCGAGGCCGATGAGAGCTGGTATCGCGAGAACGGCCTCAAGAACCCGGACGGCGTGTTGCCGGACATGGCCCACGACCTGATCAACGCGACGATGAAGCCATAGTGGCGCGTGACTTATTTCCGCTTCGCTCGATA
It encodes the following:
- a CDS encoding BPL-N domain-containing protein, translating into MVEVALSGVARWVVCGAGSGSRCRTFLHNRAGNGTHAALSRVYASCHAACDQVSKARGGNWRLAVDSSRAAAILLTPVIKNMRSRDSIFLVMSLVASSAVHAATTGDETRREASRPVALVYRGPAACDGCPEAIANRLRDSDYNFRVIYVGPAEKLRITPAVLAGAALYVQPGGGQDVPGAAASIGKHAIKAVRHYVSNGGRYLGLCMGAYLAGDQGFRLVDGDIDSEVDRPGSTLHGIADTVTPVVWRGKKRWIYYQDGAMLPAVPAGSGGVVLATYPNRDIAAATYRYGKGRVGLAGPHPEADESWYRENGLKNPDGVLPDMAHDLINATMKP